The proteins below are encoded in one region of Triticum aestivum cultivar Chinese Spring chromosome 1B, IWGSC CS RefSeq v2.1, whole genome shotgun sequence:
- the LOC123145355 gene encoding putative disease resistance protein RGA3 — protein sequence MNRNIDLDECTLVGDNRERERERAGMSGFGEIIASAVGKQVAGKLGELATEEATLQWKFKDDVDVMADKMQDLEAVLHDADDRLRRRGRDGEAVGRWLTKFKSVAYDVEDVLDDLDATELLKKSQPKLKLFFSWNNQILQRITMPHKLKNLRGEIEKIGKEGQALNLVRNQERAEGSRKNETFVGICEEGLKSGVVGRDMEKDKIIRLLLNYDDNAREDISIVPIVGLGGLGKSTLAESVFVDKRVNDFEVRAWVHVSKEFDLRRIGSAILKSINSSINLDNCSLQFLQENLKKELAGRRYLIVLDDLWEEDADKLERLKQMLQHGRKGSRVIVTTRNQSVVNKLSTGVLSHQRKICPVPYSDQIKLYGLSTDECWEVMKQTTFGPDDDKSHLEEIGREIAEKCWGVPLVAIALGQVMSELRTVEAWKKLRDTNIDLGHRDHKDTLERLMLSYYYMKLEFKMCFTYLAAFPKGFIIESDHLIQQWRALGYIIGWDDGKRCINYLIGMSFLQIPRSSTIRSSPVHANAPRELTMHDLVHDLATIILGHESLVLNATEPRTRKKAKRRYCRHAQLINYQNQYKVFNDLPGNIRSFHVRHSEKQQLPQKAFSRTKYIRVLDLSGCLVVGQLTPSKKLLPSSTLQLKLLRYLNASSLPITSLPESFHTLQNMETLILSNCSLETLPDSICSLNKLCYLDLAANASLNKLPEDFDFLNKLMFLNMSSCSKLTKLPDKFSLECLEHLNLSGCHELKNLPQDFGHLKNIRFLNLSGCYKVSVLPESFCQLKHLKDLNLSESRALIVLPEGFGNLSGLESLNLSDCYKISVLSESFCKLTHLKELNLSGCRALTVLPEGFGDLSELQSLNLSDCYEISVLPESFCQLKHLKDLNLSDCRALIVLPECFGDLSKLESLNLTSCPRLAQLPDSICKMTNLKCLNLSYCLGMLELPSSLGDLNLQILDISAGALVHLPDSISKMASLTQFVVTSGHPRMFGEAQEIKKRLKLPGRTVHRVCQRPSGRSSIVELAHVNCRELLIGSLQRVKKPEDAERVNLRDKSCVRQLALHWNKRNMNADSARSILERLMPARNLEQLMIQGYSGVDFPNWMSHISFHLPSVTYLSLSDLRACYALPPFGQLPNLRSLYLQKMPNITMIGMEFYGEGGICKKLRLLQLQSMKNLVAWFTTRSGEEDGEFLIPNLHNLELKDCPKLKFRPYPPRSMFWCLDNSDEVLAGREGFGKLSSSTLPCRMGIKNSFRPRKWRRLKHFPTLEEFSLTFCHGLRALPEVIRCFTSLKKLSLMSLGDLETLPDWLGYLPSLQVLGIKDCRNLRILPASMGNLTALRLLMLLECQGLYRLPEWLGQLSCLRELHIRDCPNITSLPESIRNLTALEEMYISGCSSLVHRSQREDAYKVSHIRKVIFEPEEEPNEEQGQEESQEAWMDRLLKIDGENPWTHREEREELESRMSDSDSEQLSHYGQEDSENEDDEQEDW from the exons ATGAATCGGAATATCGATCTGGACGAGTGCACACTAGTGGGAGATAATCGCGagcgggagagggagagagctgGCATGAGCGGGTTTGGGGAGATAATCGCGAGCGCCGTGGGGAAACAAGTCGCGGGCAAGCTCGGTGAACTCGCCACGGAGGAGGCCACCCTGCAGTGGAAGTTCAAGGACGATGTTGATGTCATGGCGGACAAGATGCAAGATCTGGAGGCCGTTTTGCATGATGCGGATGATAGGCTGCGTCGACGAGGAAGAGATGGGGAAGCTGTTGGGCGGTGGCTCACCAAATTCAAGTCCGTCGCCTACGACGTCGAGGACGTGCTGGACGATCTGGACGCCACCGAGCTCTTAAAGAAGAGCCAACCAAAG TTGAAGCTGTTCTTTTCCTGGAACAATCAAATTCTCCAGCGGATTACCATGCCTCACAAGCTAAAGAACCTGAGGGGGGAAATAGAAAAAATAGGAAAGGAGGGCCAGGCTCTCAATCTTGTGAGAAATCAAGAACGGGCAGAAGGGAGCAGAAAAAATGAAACTTTTGTAGGCATCTGTGAAGAAGGCTTGAAATCTGGAGTGGTGGGGAGGGATATGGAAAAGGACAAAATAATCAGGCTGCTGCTAAACTATGATGATAACGCTAGAGAGGATATATCTATCGTCCCAATTGTCGGGCTTGGTGGTCTAGGGAAGTCAACATTGGCTGAATCAGTCTTTGTAGACAAGAGGGTCAATGACTTCGAAGTCCGAGCCTGGGTTCATGTGTCTAAGGAGTTTGATCTGCGCAGAATTGGGAGTGCCATCCTCAAAAGCATAAATAGCAGTATCAACCTTGACAACTGTAGTTTGCAGTTTTTACAGGAAAATCTCAAAAAGGAACTTGCTGGTAGAAGGTACTTGATTGTTTTGGATGATCTGTGGGAAGAGGATGCGGATAAGCTGGAAAGGCTGAAGCAGATGTTACAACATGGCCGCAAGGGCAGCAGGGTTATTGTAACAACGCGCAACCAAAGCGTAGTGAATAAATTGAGCACCGGTGTTCTTTCACACCAAAGAAAAATTTGTCCCGTGCCCTACTCTGATCAAATCAAATTGTATGGTTTGTCAACTGATGAATGCTGGGAAGTAATGAAGCAAACAACATTTGGGCCTGATGATGACAAAAGTCACTTGGAAGAAATTGGAAGGGAAATTGCAGAGAAGTGCTGGGGTGTACCACTTGTGGCAATTGCCCTTGGGCAAGTAATGTCCGAGTTAAGGACTGTCGAGGCATGGAAAAAACTAAGAGATACGAACATCGATTTGGGTCACAGAGATCACAAGGACACATTGGAGCGCCTCATGCTGAGCTATTACTACATGAAGCTGGAGTTCAAAATGTGCTTCACATACTTGGCGGCCTTTCCCAAGGGCTTCATTATAGAAAGTGATCATCTAATTCAGCAATGGAGGGCTCTTGGATACATAATTGGATGGGACGATGGTAAAAGGTGCATTAACTACCTTATAGGGATGTCCTTTCTTCAAATTCCAAGGTCCTCCACT ATTAGGTCAAGTCCAGTGCATGCCAATGCTCCTCGAGAGCTCACCATGCATGATTTGGTGCATGATCTTGCAACGATAATTTTGGGACATGAATCCCTTGTTCTAAATGCTACCGAGCCGAGGACTAGGAAGAAAGCAAAACGTCGTTATTGCCGACATGCACAGTTGATCAACTACCAGAATCAGTATAAGGTTTTCAATGATCTGCCAGGCAACATCAGATCCTTCCATGTAAGACATTCAGAGAAACAGCAGCTCCCGCAAAAGGCATTTTCTAGAACCAAGTATATACGGGTCTTGGACCTAAGTGGATGTTTAGTTGTGGGGCAATTGACTCCAAGCAAGAAACTTTTGCCATCTTCCACTCTTCAGTTGAAGCTACTTAGGTACCTAAATGCCTCTAGCTTGCCAATTACATCACTTCCTGAGTCTTTCCATACACTTCAAAATATGGAAACTCTAATCCTGTCCAATTGTTCACTTGAAACCTTGCCTGACAGTATCTGTAGCCTCAACAAACTCTGCTATTTGGACCTAGCTGCCAATGCAAGCCTCAATAAGCTCCCTGAAGATTTTGATTTTCTTAACAAACTCATGTTCCTAAACATGTCAAGTTGTTCCAAGCTAACCAAACTTCCTGACAAATTTAGCTTGGAGTGTTTAGAACATTTAAACTTGTCAGGTTGTCATGAGTTAAAAAACCTTCCACAAGATTTCGGCCATCTTAAAAATATTAGGTTCTTGAACCTTTCTGGTTGCTACAAGGTTTCAGTTCTACCAGAATCATTTTGCCAACTGAAGCATTTGAAAGACCTAAACCTTTCAGAGTCTCGTGCCCTTATAGTGCTCCCTGAAGGTTTTGGCAACCTTTCAGGGCTTGAATCTTTGAACCTTTCTGATTGCTACAAGATTTCAGTTCTGTCAGAATCATTTTGCAAATTGACGCATTTGAAAGAGCTAAACCTTTCAGGCTGTCGTGCCCTTACAGTGCTCCCTGAAGGTTTTGGTGACCTTTCAGAACTTCAATCGTTGAACCTTTCTGATTGCTACGAGATTTCAGTTTTGCCAGAATCGTTTTGCCAACTGAAGCATTTGAAAGACCTAAACCTTTCAGATTGTCGAGCCCTTATAGTACTCCCTGAATGTTTTGGTGACCTTTCAAAGTTGGAGTCTTTGAACCTAACAAGTTGTCCCAGGCTAGCACAGTTGCCCGATTCAATCTGCAAGATGACTAATCTGAAGTGTCTCAATTTGTCATATTGTTTAGGGATGTTAGAGCTCCCCTCCTCACTAGGTGATCTTAATCTCCAAATATTGGACATTTCTGCTGGTGCTCTTGTTCACTTACCAGATAGCATCAGTAAAATGGCTAGTCTCACCCAATTTGTGGTCACATCAGGGCATCCTAGGATGTTTGGAGAAGCCCAGGAAATAAAGAAGCGCCTAAAATTGCCAGGCCGCACGGTACATAGAGTATGCCAGAGACCTTCAGGGCGCAGCAGTATAGTGGAGCTTGCACATGTGAATTGCCGTGAGCTGTTAATTGGATCTCTTCAGCGTGTCAAGAAACCGGAGGACGCAGAGAGAGTCAATCTGCGTGATAAATCATGTGTTCGGCAATTAGCTCTCCACTGGAACAAGAGGAATATGAATGCTGACTCGGCTCGGTCTATTCTGGAGAGACTCATGCCAGCTCGAAATCTTGAACAGCTTATGATACAAGGATATTCTGGAGTGGATTTTCCTAACTGGATGTCGCACATATCCTTCCACCTCCCTTCTGTTACATATCTGAGTCTTTCTGATTTACGTGCATGTTATGCTCTTCCTCCGTTTGGCCAGCTACCAAATTTAAGAAGTCTATATCTGCAGAAAATGCCTAACATCACGATGATCGGCATGGAATTCTATGGGGAGGGTGGAATTTGTAAGAAACTAAGATTGCTACAACTGCAGTCGATGAAAAATTTGGTGGCATGGTTTACAACACGGTCAGGCGAAGAAGATGGGGAATTTTTAATCCCTAATTTGCATAATCTAGAGTTAAAGGACTGCCCAAAGTTGAAGTTCCGACCATATCCCCCTAGAAGTATGTTTTGGTGCTTGGACAATAGCGATGAGGTTTTGGCAGGAAGAGAAGGATTTGGGAAACTCTCATCGTCCACTCTTCCTTGTCGCATGGGCATAAAAAATAGCTTTCGTCCTCGTAAGTGGCGTAGACTAAAGCATTTCCCCACTCTCGAGGAATTCTCATTGACCTTCTGCCACGGCTTGAGGGCCTTGCCAGAGGTCATTCGCTGCTTCACCTCTCTCAAAAAACTAAGTTTGATGTCGTTGGGGGACCTGGAGACGCTGCCGGATTGGTTGGGATATCTCCCTTCTCTACAAGTCTTGGGCATAAAAGATTGTCGCAATTTAAGAATATTGCCTGCAAGTATGGGAAACCTCACTGCTCTGAGATTACTAATGCTTCTCGAGTGCCAAGGACTATATAGATTGCCGGAATGGCTAGGACAGCTCAGTTGCCTACGAGAACTTCATATCAGAGACTGCCCCAACATCACATCTTTGCCTGAAAGCATAAGAAACCTTACTGCCCTGGAAGAAATGTACATTTCTGGTTGTTCAAGTCTGGTCCATAGGTCCCAAAGGGAGGATGCGTATAAGGTTTCTCACATCCGTAAAGTAATATTTGAGCCAGAAGAAGAACCAAATGAAGAACAAGGACAAGAAGAATCACAG GAAGCATGGATGGATAGGCTATTGAAAATAGATGGGGAAAACCCGTGGACACATAGAGAGGAACGAGAAGAACTAGAG TCACGGATGTCGGACTCAGACTCCGAACAGCTCTCTCATTATGGGCAAGAAGATTCGGAAAATGAGGATGATGAGCAAGAAGATTGGTAA